The following coding sequences are from one Homalodisca vitripennis isolate AUS2020 chromosome 7, UT_GWSS_2.1, whole genome shotgun sequence window:
- the LOC124365933 gene encoding tropomyosin-1 isoform X2, with translation MDAIKKKMQAMKMEKDSAMDKADTCEGQAKDANMRADKVLEDVRELQKKLTQVEGDLETNKKNLEQANKDLEEKEKLLTQAEAEVAALNRKVQMIEEDLERSEERSGQAQTKLAEASQAADEAKRMCKVLENRSQQDEERMDQLTNQLKEARMLAEDADGKSDEVSRKLAFVEDELEVAEDRVKSGDSKIMELEEELKVVGNSLKSLEVSEEKANQRVEEYKQQIKQLTVKLKEAEARAEFAEKTVKKLQKEVDRLEDELGLNKDRYKSLADEMDSTFAELAGY, from the exons ATGGACGCGATCAAGAAGAAAATGCAGGCGATGAAGATGGAGAAGGACTCCGCGATGGACAAGGCGGACACCTGCGAGGGTCAGGCCAAGGATGCCAACATGCGTGCGGATAag GTCCTTGAGGATGTGCGGGAACTCCAGAAGAAACTGACCCAGGTCGAGGGTGACCTGGAGACAAACAAGAAGAACCTGGAGCAAGCCAACAAGGACCTTGAGGAGAAGGAAAAGCTGCTCACTCAG GCTGAAGCGGAAGTAGCCGCCCTCAACAGGAAGGTCCAGATGATTGAGGAGGATCTGGAAAGGTCTGAGGAAAGATCCGGCCAAGCCCAAACCAAGCTGGCTGAAGCCTCCCAAGCCGCCGACGAGGCCAAGCG AATGTGCAAAGTACTGGAGAACCGTAGCCAACAGGATGAGGAGAGGATGGACCAACTGACCAACCAACTGAAGGAGGCTAGGATGTTGGCTGAGGACGCTGATGGAAAGTCTGATGAG GTCTCCAGGAAGCTGGCCTTCGTTGAAGACGAGCTGGAAGTAGCTGAGGACCGAGTAAAGTCTGGAGACTC AAAGATCATGGAGCTGGAAGAAGAGTTGAAGGTTGTCGGAAACAGCTTGAAGTCTCTGGAAGTCTCAGAAGAAAAG GCTAACCAGCGAGTTGAAGAATACAAGCAACAGATCAAGCAGCTCACTGTCAAGCTCAAAGAA GCCGAGGCTCGTGCTGAGTTTGCTGAGAAGACCGTCAAGAAACTGCAGAAGGAGGTCGACAGGCTGGAAG
- the LOC124365933 gene encoding tropomyosin-1 isoform X1: MDAIKKKMQAMKMEKDSAMDKADTCEGQAKDANMRADKVLEDVRELQKKLTQVEGDLETNKKNLEQANKDLEEKEKLLTQAEAEVAALNRKVQMIEEDLERSEERSGQAQTKLAEASQAADEAKRMCKVLENRSQQDEERMDQLTNQLKEARMLAEDADGKSDEVSRKLAFVEDELEVAEDRVKSGDSKIMELEEELKVVGNSLKSLEVSEEKANQRVEEYKQQIKQLTVKLKEAEARAEFAEKTVKKLQKEVDRLEDDIRHEVDRYKALSGDVDATFSEMLSY; the protein is encoded by the exons ATGGACGCGATCAAGAAGAAAATGCAGGCGATGAAGATGGAGAAGGACTCCGCGATGGACAAGGCGGACACCTGCGAGGGTCAGGCCAAGGATGCCAACATGCGTGCGGATAag GTCCTTGAGGATGTGCGGGAACTCCAGAAGAAACTGACCCAGGTCGAGGGTGACCTGGAGACAAACAAGAAGAACCTGGAGCAAGCCAACAAGGACCTTGAGGAGAAGGAAAAGCTGCTCACTCAG GCTGAAGCGGAAGTAGCCGCCCTCAACAGGAAGGTCCAGATGATTGAGGAGGATCTGGAAAGGTCTGAGGAAAGATCCGGCCAAGCCCAAACCAAGCTGGCTGAAGCCTCCCAAGCCGCCGACGAGGCCAAGCG AATGTGCAAAGTACTGGAGAACCGTAGCCAACAGGATGAGGAGAGGATGGACCAACTGACCAACCAACTGAAGGAGGCTAGGATGTTGGCTGAGGACGCTGATGGAAAGTCTGATGAG GTCTCCAGGAAGCTGGCCTTCGTTGAAGACGAGCTGGAAGTAGCTGAGGACCGAGTAAAGTCTGGAGACTC AAAGATCATGGAGCTGGAAGAAGAGTTGAAGGTTGTCGGAAACAGCTTGAAGTCTCTGGAAGTCTCAGAAGAAAAG GCTAACCAGCGAGTTGAAGAATACAAGCAACAGATCAAGCAGCTCACTGTCAAGCTCAAAGAA GCCGAGGCTCGTGCTGAGTTTGCTGAGAAGACCGTCAAGAAACTGCAGAAGGAGGTCGACAGGCTGGAAG
- the LOC124365933 gene encoding tropomyosin-1 isoform X3, with product MDAIKKKMQAMKMEKDSAMDKADTCEGQAKDANMRADKVLEDVRELQKKLTQVEGDLETNKKNLEQANKDLEEKEKLLTQAEAEVAALNRKVQMIEEDLERSEERSGQAQTKLAEASQAADEAKRMCKVLENRSQQDEERMDQLTNQLKEARMLAEDADGKSDEVSRKLAFVEDELEVAEDRVKSGDSKIMELEEELKVVGNSLKSLEVSEEKANQRVEEYKQQIKQLTVKLKEAEARAEFAEKTVKKLQKEVDRLEDDVLRQKEIYKDIINDIDQTFLDMAGY from the exons ATGGACGCGATCAAGAAGAAAATGCAGGCGATGAAGATGGAGAAGGACTCCGCGATGGACAAGGCGGACACCTGCGAGGGTCAGGCCAAGGATGCCAACATGCGTGCGGATAag GTCCTTGAGGATGTGCGGGAACTCCAGAAGAAACTGACCCAGGTCGAGGGTGACCTGGAGACAAACAAGAAGAACCTGGAGCAAGCCAACAAGGACCTTGAGGAGAAGGAAAAGCTGCTCACTCAG GCTGAAGCGGAAGTAGCCGCCCTCAACAGGAAGGTCCAGATGATTGAGGAGGATCTGGAAAGGTCTGAGGAAAGATCCGGCCAAGCCCAAACCAAGCTGGCTGAAGCCTCCCAAGCCGCCGACGAGGCCAAGCG AATGTGCAAAGTACTGGAGAACCGTAGCCAACAGGATGAGGAGAGGATGGACCAACTGACCAACCAACTGAAGGAGGCTAGGATGTTGGCTGAGGACGCTGATGGAAAGTCTGATGAG GTCTCCAGGAAGCTGGCCTTCGTTGAAGACGAGCTGGAAGTAGCTGAGGACCGAGTAAAGTCTGGAGACTC AAAGATCATGGAGCTGGAAGAAGAGTTGAAGGTTGTCGGAAACAGCTTGAAGTCTCTGGAAGTCTCAGAAGAAAAG GCTAACCAGCGAGTTGAAGAATACAAGCAACAGATCAAGCAGCTCACTGTCAAGCTCAAAGAA GCCGAGGCTCGTGCTGAGTTTGCTGAGAAGACCGTCAAGAAACTGCAGAAGGAGGTCGACAGGCTGGAAG
- the LOC124365933 gene encoding tropomyosin-1 isoform X4, translated as MDAIKKKMQAMKMEKDSAMDKADTCEGQAKDANMRADKVLEDVRELQKKLTQVEGDLETNKKNLEQANKDLEEKEKLLTQAEAEVAALNRKVQMIEEDLERSEERSGQAQTKLAEASQAADEAKRMCKVLENRSQQDEERMDQLTNQLKEARMLAEDADGKSDEVSRKLAFVEDELEVAEDRVKSGDSKIMELEEELKVVGNSLKSLEVSEEKANQRVEEYKQQIKQLTVKLKEAEARAEFAEKTVKKLQKEVDRLEDEVLKEKEIYKDMVNDIDQTFLDMAGI; from the exons ATGGACGCGATCAAGAAGAAAATGCAGGCGATGAAGATGGAGAAGGACTCCGCGATGGACAAGGCGGACACCTGCGAGGGTCAGGCCAAGGATGCCAACATGCGTGCGGATAag GTCCTTGAGGATGTGCGGGAACTCCAGAAGAAACTGACCCAGGTCGAGGGTGACCTGGAGACAAACAAGAAGAACCTGGAGCAAGCCAACAAGGACCTTGAGGAGAAGGAAAAGCTGCTCACTCAG GCTGAAGCGGAAGTAGCCGCCCTCAACAGGAAGGTCCAGATGATTGAGGAGGATCTGGAAAGGTCTGAGGAAAGATCCGGCCAAGCCCAAACCAAGCTGGCTGAAGCCTCCCAAGCCGCCGACGAGGCCAAGCG AATGTGCAAAGTACTGGAGAACCGTAGCCAACAGGATGAGGAGAGGATGGACCAACTGACCAACCAACTGAAGGAGGCTAGGATGTTGGCTGAGGACGCTGATGGAAAGTCTGATGAG GTCTCCAGGAAGCTGGCCTTCGTTGAAGACGAGCTGGAAGTAGCTGAGGACCGAGTAAAGTCTGGAGACTC AAAGATCATGGAGCTGGAAGAAGAGTTGAAGGTTGTCGGAAACAGCTTGAAGTCTCTGGAAGTCTCAGAAGAAAAG GCTAACCAGCGAGTTGAAGAATACAAGCAACAGATCAAGCAGCTCACTGTCAAGCTCAAAGAA GCCGAGGCTCGTGCTGAGTTTGCTGAGAAGACCGTCAAGAAACTGCAGAAGGAGGTCGACAGGCTGGAAG